A window of Clostridium taeniosporum genomic DNA:
AATTTGTTATTTGGAAGTAACTTTAAGTTATTACTAAAAGTTTAAGATTAAGTATTTACTTTAAAGCTAAGTTAGATATACTTCCTAGGGGATTTGGAAAACGGCTTATCTCCCTCCCTCCCAAAATTCAAAATATTTATAAAATACTCTGAATTTTAAGAAGACGTAAATTGAATACTTCCCTTTTTCATGTGGTATCCGTATTACACCACCATAACCTCACGATTACGGTTATCTATCCATAAGACTTTTATGTCTTAAACTCCCTTATTAGTGTCTTTATAAAGATTTTAGATACTCCCTCTAGCTTTCGCTAACACTGTTACTCCTTAATAATAAGTTTTTTGCCCACAATGCAATCGCCAACACCGACCTTATCACGTGGGCGTATTTCCATCTAACGTATAACAAACAGGTGCTTATCCAACTAATAATAGTCCTTTCTATAAATGATATGATAAGAATGTAAGGAAACGATCATATAAGAATGTACAAATTAGTTTGAATAAATTATAATTACTCAAGATTTATTGGGGGTAATTATGATTATAAAAACTAATATTTATTCAGAAATTAAAATTAATACTTTAGAAGATCTTCATAAACTAAAGCCAATTATGGAGGTAAACAATTTGAAAGTAAATAAAAGCCAAATAGCTAGGGAACTTGGTGTTGATCCTCGAACCGTAGGCAAATATTTAAATGGATATGTCAAACCTACCACTAGAAACTGCAAATCTAAGATAGAAGCTTTTAATCCTATTATAAAAGAGCTTCTTGGTAAAGATTCAATTCAAGTATTTTATTACAAGCGCATTTTATGGCAATATCTTAAAGATAATCATGGACTAGATTGCGCTCAATCTTCGTTTAGAAGATACATTTCTAAGCACTCAGAATTTAATGAGTATTTTACTAGTAGGAAAAAAGGACATATATCAAATACTTCGTCTATCAGGTATGAGACTAAAAAAGGACAACAAGCTCAATTGGATTGGAAAGAAAATATAGAATTTATTTTAACTACAGGTGAAGTCATTAATATAAATGTTTTTGTGTTAATCCTTTCATACTCAAGATTTAGAGTATATAAATTATCTATTGATAAAACACAAGACGTACTACTTTCCTTTTTAGATGAGTCATTTGAAACATTTGGAGGAGTACCTGAAGAATTACTCACAGATAACATGAAAACTGTTATGGATGAAGCTAGAACCAATTATTCTAAAGGAAAAGTAAATAATACATTTCAACAATTTGCAGATGACTATGGATTTAAGGTCCGTCCCTGCATAGCAGGAAGACCGAATACAAAAGCTAAAGTTGAAGCTCCTATGAAACTATTAGATGAAATAAGAGCATATAATGGAACCTTAGATTATGAAGGTCTGTATAAGCTCGTTTCAGATTTAAACAATAGAATTAATAGTACATGCCATACGTCAACTGGCAAAATACCTATATTGCATTTAAAAAAAGAAAAAGATTTCTTATCTGAACTGCCTAAAGAACAGATAAGAAATCACTACAAAATAATCACCACAAGTGTTAAAGTAAATTACCAAAGCATGATTTCATATAAATCAAACCAATATTCTGTCCCACCAGAATACATAGGCAAAAAACTAAAACTTCAAGTTTATGATGATCAACTACATGTGTATTATAACATAAGTTTAGTTACTATTCATAAAATACAAAATCAGAAGTTAAACTATCATACTGATCATTATGCTGAAATCATTGCTTTAACATTTAATAAAAATTCATATGAAATGATAGAAAAAGCTAAAAATAATTTGAAAATGATAGGAGAAGTATATCAAAATGAATAGTACATATACACAACTTATAAATAATTTAGAATATTTGAAGATGAAGCAAATGATTACTCATTTGGACGAAGTTATTGATTTTACAACAAAGAATAATTTGTCTTTTGTTGATGCTCTTATTAAGCTTACAGCTCATGAAATTGACTATAAAGAAGCAAACATGATTAAATCTATGGTTAAGGTTGGAGCGTTTCCACATCAAAAAGAAATTAAGGACTTTGATTTTAATTTTCAACCTGGAATTAATAAAGATCAAATATTAGATTTTTTAACACTACGTTTTTTAGAATCACAAGAAAACATTGTATTTTTAGGTTCTAGTGGTGTTGGTAAAACACATCTTGCGACTTCTATCGGAATCGCGGCTGCAAAGCGCCGTTACAGTACTTATTTTATTAAGTGCAATGATTTGTTGCAACAGCTAAAGCGAGCAAATTTAGAGAATAGATTAGATGCTAGACTTAAGCACTTTAGTAAATATAAGCTTCTTATTATTGATGAATTAGGTTATTTACCTATAGATAAAGAGGATTCAAAATTATTCTTCCAATTAATCGACATGAGATATGAGAAAAAAAGTACCATCTTAACCACCAACATAAATTTTAATTCTTGGGATGATATTTTTTTTGATGCTGTTATAGCTAGTGCTATCTTAGATAGAGTTTTACATCACGCCCATGTTGTTACAATTAATGGAAAGTCGTATAGACTAAAAGATCATTTTAAGCAAGACGAAGATTAAAAAAACTACATTCTTAAATGATCGAAAAGTTACATTCATGGGTTGACATTTATACTTTCCACAACTGTGAGTTTTTTATTGTGTTATTCCTTTAACCACGCTAACCTATACTTTTTAGTTAGCAATGTTTTCAAAGGACTTTGCTAAAATTACAATGGCGAAAAATATCTCTTTTGTAAAAAAGTGTATAGGAAATAAAGCCTTGCAATCTCCATTTTTTTCGATTACAATATAGTTATCTATTGTGTTGTAATCTTGAGAGAGATTGCAAAAGTTTTATTAAAACGATATTCAGTTTTAGTAACTGGTACTTTTGTTGAGTATCAGTTATTTTTTTATTTAAATTATTAATTCCTTAAATTCTCTAATGGAGAATATCTCTGATAACATTTTCTTAAATCTTCATCTTGTAAATCTAAATACGCCTTTTCAGTTACGGTAACTGAACTATGTCCTAATAATCTTGATAATGTATAAATATCACCTTTAGAAGCAAGTAAAAATCTTCTAGCAAAGTTATTTCTCAAAGAATGAGGTGTAATTAATTTATTAATCTTTGCTCTTTTTAGGTAAACTCTAAAATTTCTTTCAAAATTGTTATTAGCTAAATATGAATTAGTTCTTTGTGTAGGAAATAACAGTTCTGTTTCTTGTATACTATCCTTATATTTAAGCCAACGTTGTAATATTTTACTCATATTGTTAGAATAGAAAACTACTCTATCTTTTTTACCTTTATTTATTTCAGCAGGTATAAGTATTGTTCTTCTTACTATGTCTATATCATTAATAGTTAAATGGAGAGTTTCCGACAATCTCATACCAGTATCAAAAATTAAATTTATTACCGTATAATCTCTAAATTCATGAAACTTTGTACAATCAATATACCTTATTAATTTTTTATATTCTTCATCTGTTAATTGCTCTTTACTTTTCCTTTCTGTTTTTATAAATTTACATTTGTGTATATCATTATCTTGTAAATTATTATCTTGTAAAAAACTAGCAAACGCTTTTATATTTCTTAAATAATTATTTAGTGTGGAATTACTTATCTCTTTTCCTATATCAGTTCTTTTATCTATATTAGCCTTTTTTGCCCCTTCTTCTGTTGCACTAAAAGAATATTTCCCCCTATCTTTAGTAAATTGTATATATTCTTCTACAATCTTTTTATTTAACTTAGATATATCTGTTATTTGTTTTTCTTCTTCCATATATTGTGCAAACAATGTAAGAGTCTGATAATAAGATTTAATTGTCTTACTACTTAAATTTTTATATTTGCAATATTCTATATAGATAACTATAATATCTTTAATATCTTGTTTTTTTGTAATTTTAGGCAATAAAAAAACACCTCCAAATATATCAAGATAAACTCAATATATTAGAGATGTTATATAATTTGTATTTATTGTTATTAATCTACATTTTCATATATCTTTTTATTAATTTATTGCTATCATCAATGAAAAGAATGGCTTAACCAAGCCTTTTAAGAAACCTTATTTTTTAAGCGAAGCTTATCAGCAATTATTGCGATAAATTCACTATTTGTAGGCTTACCTTTATCATTATGGATTGTGTATCCAAATAGCTTGTTTATAGCTTCTATTTGTCCTCTGCCCCACGCTACTTCTATAGCATGTCTTATAGCTCTTTCTACTCTTGAAGCTGTTGTATTATACTTCTTAGCTATTGATGGATATAATTCTTTTGTTACTGCTGATAATAATTCTATATCATTAACAACCATAGTTATAGCTTCTCTTAAATACATATATCCTTTTATATGAGCTGGTACTCCAATTTCATGTATAATATTTGTTATTTCTGTTTCTAAATCTAAAGTTCCTTTAGGTTCTTGAGACTCACTAGTATAAGAAATCATCGGTTGAGATGATGTTCTTCTTACATTTTGAGTTTCACTTTCATTACTAAACATTTCTCTTATTCTTTTTGTAAACACTTCCATATCAAATGGCTTTACAGTATAATAATCTGCTCCTAATGTTATCGCTTGTTGTGTAATCTTATCTTGACCTACGGCAGATAATATTATAATCTTAGGCATCTTTTCTAAATTCATAGTATTTAATTTTTCTAAAACACCTAAACCATCTAAATGAGGCATTATTATATCTAGAATTAACAAATCCGGTTTCTTCTCTATTATTAAGTCTATAGCTTCTCTACCATCTTTTGCTATCCCAGTTACTATTATATTTCTTTGATTTAATAAATAATCATTTAAAATACTACAAAATTCCTTATTATCATCAGCAATAAGTACAGATATTTTTTTATCTTCCATGCTTTTCCTCTCCTTCATAAACCTAATTATGTTAATATTAAAATCATAATCTCTATAACATTATAAACTACTTTTAATAGTAAACTTATCACATTAAAATAATTCTATACTCATTAATAAAAATCCTTTTTTTGCTTCATTACGTTATAGTGATATGTATATTGTTGTTTTTTATCTTTATTATAGATAAAAAACAACAACTAAATTATAACATGAATTAATCAAATATAACATTAATTGTTATATTTAATTTATATTCCACTATTTGTAAATTATAACCTTATTTTTAATATAAGTAAATAGTTTTGTAGAAAATAGTTTGTAAAACTCATTATTTTTTTATGATAAAAGCACTAATTTTAAAAATTAGTGCTTTTATCAGTACATTTTTATTTTATTATTTCTGCATCTTTTAACATCCATTCTATATATATTCCATAACCTGTATCTGGCTTATTTATTAACACGTGAGTTACTGCTCCCACGATTTTATTATTTTGAATAATAGGACTTCCACTCATTCCTTGAACTATGCCACCAGTTTTTTCTAGTAATACAGGATCTGTAACTTTTATCACCATACTTTTAGGACCTGGTGTATTTTGTTCTAAAAGTCTAACTATTTCTATTTCATATTCTTTTGGACCTGATTCATCAATAGTCGTAATTATGCTAGCTTTTCCTTCACATATTTCATTTCTAAATCCTACTTTCATTGGCTTTGTATCATTTTTTAAAATATTAGTATTTTCTACTGTTCCAAAAATTCCACTCTCCGTATTACTTTTTATTTTTCCACTTACATTGTTTTCATTTATAAATATTCCTTTAAGTTCTCCTGGAGAACCTTTTTCACCTCTTCTTAAACTTATTATTGAAGATTCTAACAAATCACCTTTTTTTATTAAAAATGTTTCATTTGTATCACAATCTGTAATAGGATGGCCTAATGCACCGAATTTCTTTGATTCCTTATCTATAAATGTTATTGTTCCTACACCCGCTGTAGAGTCTCTAATCCATAATCCTAATTTATAATCTGAATTTTCCTCTTTTTTAAGCTCTACTTCTCTAGTAATATTTTGATTATTTCTTAAAACATCCATTTTGATTTTGCTATTTTTGCAATCTTTTATTATATTAACCAAATCTTTGCAATCTTCAACATCTTCTCCATTAATTTTTAATATTATATCTCCTAATTGAATTCCACCCAACTTTCCCGGACTTTCCTCTGCAACATTATTAATCTCTATATTAGAATATCCAACTACTAAAACACCTTTGGTGGATACTCTAACACCTACACTATTTCCACCTGGATAAACCTCCAAATTTTTCACTTTTTGGACTTCTAGGGATTTTACTGGTATTACTCCTAATAATTTCACCTGATATTTATTGTCATAATCTTTAATTTTATTTATTGTACTTCCTATAGGAAGCATTGAAGATACTGGTATATCTTTGTTGGTATATATTATATTGGGAATACCTTTTAAATATATACTAGTTATTAAAACCAGAATCAAGATTGGAGCTGTAATTAAACTAATAACTTTTAATATTTTCTTCTTCATAATTTCCCTCCTCCTTTGCTTCTGATTTTAATTTCCCCATGAGACAAGCCTATTATGCTGTATTAACATTGTTATAAAAGTTAAAAATTTTTAGTTCATACTAAATTTTTTATAAATATATTTTTATTGTTATATAAAAAAGTAGCTACGTCATACTTTTTAGTTGCGAGTGGATAATTGATAATTGAGAGTTTCGGTTCAACGTTTTAAGACTTTCTAAAAATACATATTTTAAAATTCCATAAGGAATTTTATCCTTAACTCTCAACTTTCCACTATCAATTCTCAACTTACCTATTCTCTCCACTTTTCACTCTGCACTCTTAATTGATATTTAAAATAGTAGTACGCACTATGATTATTTTTTATTCTTTAGGTTTATTTCTTAGATTTTAAGCAAAATATAACATAAATTATCTACATATTCTTTAGAAATATAATTTTCTAAAGAATAAAAAAAATAAAATCATGTATTACATGATTTTATTTTTACCAAAATATATTACTATATGTATTAATTTTTAAATTTCTGATTTTTTTATTTCTGCAATTTTTATCATTTCTTTAACATTATTTAATGTTGCTTCTGTAACTTCATCTCCACCAAGCATTCTACCAATTTGATATTCCTTTTCTTCTTTTGTTAGTACTCTTATATTAGTAAATGTCTTATTATCCTTTACAGCTTTCGACACAAAATAATGATGATCTGATAAAACAGCTATTTGTGGAAGATGTGTTATACATAAAACTTGATGACTTTTAGAAACTTGATACATTTTTTCACCAACTCTTTGAGCTACAACTCCACTTATACCAGTATCTATTTCATCAAAAATTAAAGTTGCTATATTGTCTTTGTCAGCAAAAACACACTTTAATGCAAGCATTATTCTTGAAAGTTCTCCACCTGATAATATTTTTTCTAATGGCATAAGTGGTTCTCCAGGATTTGTTGAAATCATAAAGCACACTTCATCAAATCCTCTTGCATTAAATTTTTCTTCTCTTTTTATACTTATTTCCATAGTAGATTTTTCAAGACCTACAAAACTAAGTTCATTTAAAATCTTTTCCTTTAATTCATAACTCTTCTCAAGTCTTAATTCATGAAGTTTTAATGCTACTTTTTCCATTTTATCTATAATTTCTTGTTTCTCTACATTTAATTTTTCAATTATCTTTTCAGCATTTATAAGATCACTATATTGTATTTTTATTTTGTTATAATACTCTAAAACTTCTTTTATAGTAGCTCCATATTTTTTCTTATATTGATTAATTTCATATATTCTTGCATTTATCTTTTCCAATTCATCATCATCATAAACAACTTCTTCTGCTAAACTTCTTATATCTCTAGAAGCTTCTTCTATTGTATAAAAAGCTTCTTCTATTAATTGTCTATTTTTTTTAACTTTTTCAAAATTACTTTCGATGTTAGATAATTCTTGAATAACTTTTGAAATTGAATTTATAACGCTATTTTCACCATCAACACCGTTTAATAAAGTATATGATAATTTTAAACCATTACTAATCTTTTCAGCATTTGATAATAAATTAAATTGATCTTTTAAAATCTCTTCTTCATCTTCTTTTAATTTTCCATTTTCTATATCTTCAATTTGAAATTTAAGATAATCTAAAAGCTTATCTCTATCCTCATTGCCATATATCTCTTGAATTTTATTTTCAATTTGTAATAAACTATCTTTTAAAGAAGCAAATACATCTAAATGTTTAAAAATCTCTTCTCCTACAAATTCATCTAAATATATAATATGACTGCTTCTTTGAAGAAGATTTTGATTTTGATGTTGACCATGTATATCTAATAACTTTTCTCTTATTTTTTTTAATTGAGATGTTAAAAAAGTTTTTCCATTAATTTTAATCAAACTTCTTCCACTTTGATGAGTTTCTCTTGAAATGATTAACATATCATCATCACTTTCAATATCTAATTCAATTAATGCATTTTTTAATAAGCTATTTTCTACAGTAAATATAGCCTCAACATAAGTCTTATCTTCTCCAGTTCTTATTAAACTTTTAGAAAATTTACCACCTAATACATAATCTATTGCGTCAATTAAAATAGATTTACCTGCACCTGTTTCACCAGAAAGAATATTAAAACCTTCGTTGAAATTCATAGTTACTTCTTGTATCAATGCAAAATTTTTAATGTTTAATTGAATTAACATATATACCCATCCTTACAATTATAGTGATATTCTTTTTCTTATTTTTGCTACTAATTCTTCTGCTTTTTCTAAGCTTCTAAGAAGTATAAATATTGTATTATCTCCTGCTACTGTTCCTGCAATATCAGTTCCTTCTAAATTATCTATAGCTTCAGCTGCTGCTGATCCTGAACCACTTATTGTCTTTATTACAACCATTTTGTCTACATTTTCTGCACTTATAACTGTATTAGATAGTATATTACTTAATCTATCAATTATATTCTTTTCTTCACCTGAAGATACAACATATTTATAGTTTCCAGATGCTCCTTGTACTTTTATAAGCTTTAAATTTTTAATATCTCTTGAAACAGTTGCTTGTGTTACATCAAAACCTTGTAATTTTAATTCTTCAGCTAACTCTTCTTGCGTTTCTATCTCTTTAGATGATATAATTTCTAATATCTTGGTATGTCTTTTTGATTTCAAATTTCTTCACCATCACATTCCTTAGAATTATTTAATACCTTATTTCTTATTACTCTAAAATAATCATAATCATTAAATAATAGTAATTTTAATGATTTTGGATTCTTTTTCACAGTTATAATAGGATTATCTTTCATTTCTATTGCTCTTTGTCCATCTACTGTTAAATATATTTCGTCTCCACTATTTTCTGCTACTATCTTTACAGTACTATCACCTTTTATTACGATTGGATGCATACTCTTTGTGTGAGCACATATTGGTACTATACTAACGACTTCTAAATCTGGATATAAAAACGGTCCTCCTGCTGAAAAAGAATAAGCTGTTGATCCTGTTGGAGTTGAAACAATAAGTCCATCTCCTTTAAATATAGCATATAACTTTTCATCAATAAATATCTTAAATTTAACCATTCTTGATAGTGTTCCTCTAGCTACAACTACTTCATTTAATGTTTTAATATTCTTTATTGACTCATTTATACTTACTTCACAATTTAGCATCATTCTTTTATGAATTTTACAATCTTTAATCATGAGTTTTTTTAATGCCAAATCTAAATCTGATATTTCTATACTAGACAAAACACCCAAATTTCCTATATTTATTCCTAATATAGGTGCTTTAAAGTCATCATTTAATTCTCTTGCTACTCCAAGTAGTGTACCATCTCCACCTAAAACAATTAGCAAATCTAAAAAACTTAAATCTAAATTTTTTATATCAAAGCTATTATATACCTTAATATTTTTTACATTACAAATAGTTTCAATCTTTTTTGTTACCATATTTAAAATTGTATTCTTATGATCTTTTGATGGATTTATAGCAATACCTATATTCTTCATAACCCCTCCAAAAATCCCTATAATTCTTTATGAGATTCTTCTACAACCCTTTCTATATCTTCAAGTTCAAAATTGCTTTCTTTTTCATTGTCTTTTGTGAAATAAACTAAGTACTCTCTATTTCCTTCTGGGCCCTTTATTGGAGAATATCCTACTCCTAAAATATTTAAATTTTCATTTTTAAGAAATTCAACTATTTCATATACAACTTCTTTATGTGTGCTAATTTCTCTAACGACACCCTTTTTACCTACTTTTTCACGTCCTGCCTCAAATTGTGGCTTTATCAATGCAACCACTTCACCATTATCCTTTAAAAGACCTAATGTTGCAGGCATTATCTTTTTTAATGATATAAATGATACATCTATTGATGCAAAATCTAAAGGCTCTCCAATATCTTCTAATGTAACATATCTTATATTAGTTCTTTCCATGCATACAACTCTTTCATCAGTCCTTAACTTCCAAGCAAACTGTCCATATCCTACATCAACTGAATATACCTTTTTAGCCCCATTTTGAAGCATACAATCAGTAAATCCCCCTGTAGATGCTCCTATGTCCATACATACCTTATCTTCTAAAGATATGTTATAAGATTTCATTGCTTTTTCTAATTTAAGTCCACCTCGACTTACATACTTAAGCGTCGGCCCTTTGTATTCTATATTAGCATTTATATTTATCTTTTCTCCAGCTTTATCAACTCTTTGACCATCGACAAATACTTTACCTTCCATAATACAAGCTTTAGCTTTTTCTCTAGAAGTAATTATACCCTTTTCTACTAAAAGTATATCCAGTCTTTCTTTTTTTTCTGCCATATATTATATTCTCCTTATTAATTATAAAGTTTAAGTATGGTACTACTTATACTTTCAGGATCTAATCCATATTTTTTATAAAGTACTTCTACATTTCCTTGTGGAATAAATTCATCATTATATCCTAATAATTTTATATTCCCATTATAATTTATGCAATTTAGATGTTGTAAAATAGCCGTTCCAAGTCCACCAGATATAATATTATCTTCTATAGTTATAATATCATATCCCTTTTCTTTTAAATCATTTAATAAATCTTTATCTATAGGTTTAATAAAAGTTGCATTTATAATTTTAGGATTTAGTCCTCTTTCTTTTAATATTTCTTTAGCTAAAATTGCATGTTGAAGCATCCTTCCACTAGCAATTATACATATTTTATTTCCTTCACTTATAACTTCCCATTTTCCATAATTTATTTCTGTTAAAACATTTAAATTATGTAAAATATCTTTACCTCTTGGATATCTTATTGCCACAGGTGAATTTTTATTTATTGCCCATTTTAGCATACTATATACTTCTTTTGTACACTTTGGTGCTATTATAGTCATATTAGGTATCATAGACAAATAACTTACATCCATAATTCCTTGATGAGTTTCCCCATCTTCTCCTACTATTCCAGCCCTATCCACAGCAAATATTACAGGTAAATTTTGAATGCACACATCATGTATTACCTGATCAAATCCTCGTTGTAAAAAAGTAGAGTATACTGCAAATACAGGCTTTAATCCATTGGCTGCCATTCCTGCTGCTAATGTGACAGCATGTTGTTCTGCTATACCAACATCAAAAAAACGTTCTGGATAAGTAGTGGCAAACTCTTTTAATCCTGTTCCATCCGGCATTGCTGCTGTTATAGCTACTACTTCCTTTTCTTCTTTTGATATATCAATTAATGCATTACCAAAAGCTTTAGAATATGTATATTTACAAGTTTTATTAATCTCTTCTTTTTTATTATTGCTAGGAGGTATTCCATGATACTTAGAAGGACTTTTTTCTGCTAATGAATATCCCTTGCCTTTTTGCGTAACCGTATGTATTATAACAGGTCCTTCCATATCTTTAACTCTGCTAAATACTTCATTCATTGCTTTTACATCATGCCCATCAACTGGGCCTATATATTTTATCCCCATATTTTCAAAAAACATAGAAGGCACAACTAATTGTTTTATACTATCTTTTATTTTTGATATTTTAGAAATAATATCTTTCCCTAAATCTGAAGAGCTAAGAGATGTATTTATATTAGTTTTTAACTTATTATATCTTTCACCAGTTCTTAATTTATTTAAGTATCTAGACAAACCTCCAACATTAAGAGAAATGGACATTTGATTATCATTTAAAATAATTATCATTTTAGTTTTTCTAAAACCTATATCATTTAAGGCTTCTAATGCCATACCTCCTGTTAAAGCTCCATCACCAATTACAGCAACTACAATAT
This region includes:
- the dxs gene encoding 1-deoxy-D-xylulose-5-phosphate synthase, yielding MKSLLDSLNFPKDLKNLSASDTKRLSNEIRQFLIESVSKTGGHLSSNLGVVELTLSLIKSFDFERDKIVWDVGHQSYVYKILTGRKDDFKNLRQLDGLSGFPKRNESKYDYFDTGHSSTSISSALGMARARDLKKEKYIVVAVIGDGALTGGMALEALNDIGFRKTKMIIILNDNQMSISLNVGGLSRYLNKLRTGERYNKLKTNINTSLSSSDLGKDIISKISKIKDSIKQLVVPSMFFENMGIKYIGPVDGHDVKAMNEVFSRVKDMEGPVIIHTVTQKGKGYSLAEKSPSKYHGIPPSNNKKEEINKTCKYTYSKAFGNALIDISKEEKEVVAITAAMPDGTGLKEFATTYPERFFDVGIAEQHAVTLAAGMAANGLKPVFAVYSTFLQRGFDQVIHDVCIQNLPVIFAVDRAGIVGEDGETHQGIMDVSYLSMIPNMTIIAPKCTKEVYSMLKWAINKNSPVAIRYPRGKDILHNLNVLTEINYGKWEVISEGNKICIIASGRMLQHAILAKEILKERGLNPKIINATFIKPIDKDLLNDLKEKGYDIITIEDNIISGGLGTAILQHLNCINYNGNIKLLGYNDEFIPQGNVEVLYKKYGLDPESISSTILKLYN